The region AGTACGCCTGTACACATCGTGCCCGAAGTCCTGACCAAATCCGGTCATAAACGCCATAGCACCGCAGATAAACAAGCCTCCGGCTATAGTTACCAAAGTATAGAAATCCACATTGGATCCTCCTTTATATTTTTATTCCATATCAGTGCTGATCCAAAAAGTCGTATGAGTGCGAAAGTTTTTAATAGCGTATTACTATTAATATTATGGAATAGTTTGCTTACGCGCCCACACAAAATTTCGGGCTATATATTTATTTTTTTATTCCATTTATCACCTCTTGATTATTATATGATGTTTATTGGTTACCACATACCACTTGTCTAGGTTGAAAAGCCAATATATGATGACCTTACTACTTGTACTGCTTGCAAGGTTATAAGTGTTATGTTTACATTTTGTAAATAATTATATAAATAGGGTTTTTTCACTTATACCCCTATATACTGATATTTTTAAATTTTTATTATACATCATTAAAACTTAATTGTATATAAACTGAACAAGGTAAAAAGAAAATATTCGTAGCCAGAATATTTTTTCTTTTAATACGTTCCATGCTAAAACAATCGTAAAAATTTTGGGAGAATTACCATCGATGACAGATACAAAATATAAAGGACATGATGTCATAATATATTTCAACAGCGAGCCGACCATAGACGGCATATAATAAAAAGGCCGGGAACATTTTCGACTTTCCTGCCGTAAACCAAATCTGAAAGATGAAAGAAGACATAGGTCTTGACGCCACCCGCTGGATAATATTCACTTACTTTAGGGGCAATGCTTCCAAGAGGACGACCGAAGACATTGTAAAAACCGTGCAAGTAAGAGATAGCATTCTGTAGACGGGCATAACTGCACTTGTTGAGAATATAGAAGTTGTAGGAGACATGGTCAAGACCAGGATAAGCCTGAGGTTCATCGAAAGCATACGGGATGACGAGACGATACAGATAGCAAAGTAATGCTTGCGAAAAAAGATAAAGGAGAGATTATAACAAAGATACGTAATCTTTTACTGTTTTATCTTTTCCAGATACCATTCCCGGAATCCAAGAAGTGCGCGCCTCCTGTGGCTGACCTCGTTCTTCTGCTCGACTTCCATTTCCCCTATCGGATATTTTCTGTAATTTGTTATCGGGTCGTATCCGAACCCCATCGTCCCTTCCTCCTCGAATGACACATCCACATGCCATATGCCTTCGAAGGTCACCGGCTCTCCGCCGGGCTCACAGTATCCCAGGTAGGAGCGGTATTGCGCTTTACGGTTCTCGACGCCTTCCATCAGCTTTAAGATGCCCTTATTTCCGACGGTCTTTTGCACATATGATGAATACGGCCCCGGGAACCCGTTCAACGCATCGATGAATAGTCCCGAATCTTCGACCATGACAGGCTTCTTTAGTTCTTCCGCGCAATATTTTGCGCCGTAAGCGGCGATCTTTCCGAGGTCGTTATCCTGGAGCTCGGGGTACGGCATGTTGACCTGTTCGACGTCGAAATTTTCTTTAAAAAGATGTTCTGCTTCCCTGAATTTTCCTGCGTTAGTGGTGACGAAATAAAGTTTAGGTCTTTCCATGGTATCTAAAGATACTCCGGTAAAAAAATAAATTTCGATAAAAAAGCCTGATAACACATTAAAATAAAATAAAAAAATTAAAAAATCAGAAGATCGAGAGGAATATTCCCAATCTCCATATCAGGAAAACTATGGCTGGTAAGGAAAAGCTTTTTGCAGCATCTTTTATGGCTTCGACCTCATTATTGAACGCGTCGAATATGTCTTTCCAGTTAAGCACCTGTTGCTGTTCGGCCGGAGTAAGGCTATCCCAGTCGGACGAGTTATTTCCGGACAGGAAACTATCAGCCTGGACAATAGCGGCCTGCACAGTCGCATTGGGTGTAAAGCCGTTTATGATGTTGAACTTGGTCCCGAGCAACTGGGCATAAAGCTTATCGATGCCGTTGTTCGCATCCGGGATATTCAATATATCCACAGCCTGCTGTGTCGTTGTGACAGCTACCGTCTTTTCCCCTCCGGGATTGCCCAGGTACACTGTCGTATTGTTCAATATATTGGAAATATCTTCAGGATGGTTCTTCCAGAAACCAATCGTTCCGCCTGGCCCGGGTGTTGGAGTCGGGGTAGGTGTAGGTGTAGGGGTTGGAGTCGGGGTAGGTGTAGGTGTAGGGGTTGGAGTCGGGGTAGGGGTTGGAGTTGGAGTTGGAGTAGGTGTAGGCGTCGGGGTAGGGGTAGGTGTAGGTGTAGGGGTTGGAGTCGGGGTAGGGGTTGGAGTTGGAGTTGGAGTTGGTGTAGGTGTAGGCGTCGGAGTAGGTGTAGGT is a window of Methanooceanicella nereidis DNA encoding:
- a CDS encoding XTP/dITP diphosphatase, producing the protein MERPKLYFVTTNAGKFREAEHLFKENFDVEQVNMPYPELQDNDLGKIAAYGAKYCAEELKKPVMVEDSGLFIDALNGFPGPYSSYVQKTVGNKGILKLMEGVENRKAQYRSYLGYCEPGGEPVTFEGIWHVDVSFEEEGTMGFGYDPITNYRKYPIGEMEVEQKNEVSHRRRALLGFREWYLEKIKQ